One window from the genome of Salvia miltiorrhiza cultivar Shanhuang (shh) chromosome 7, IMPLAD_Smil_shh, whole genome shotgun sequence encodes:
- the LOC130992422 gene encoding protein TAP1-like produces the protein MEKILLIMSIVLATCATSLAENINVQSCVSECYDYCKDEPKIRGCITGCIVTRHCIPPKLDSVKSSYCNHGCVLHKCATATPEQISSCADACSNVCL, from the exons ATGGAGAAGATTTTGTTGATAATGAGCATTGTGTTGGCAACGTGTGCAACAAGTTTAGCAGAAAACATTAATGTGCAATCATGTGTGTCAGAGTGCTATGATTACTGCAAAGATGAACCAAAAATAAGAGGCTGCATAACTGGTTGTATTGTTACAAGGCATTGCATTCCTCCCAAGTTGGATTCGGTTAAGTCATCTTACTGCAATCACGGTTGCGTTCTTCACAAATGCGCCACAGCTACGCCAG AGCAAATCTCGAGCTGTGCAGATGCGTGTTCAAACGTTTGCTTATGA